TGGAAAGGGCTCTGCTCTCACTGCATCCCGGCAAGTGCCAAATCCTGATCTCATGTCCGTTTCAGGGTTCACATAAACCTTTTCCAAGTGTTAACTGAGTATCTTCTGCGTCGCTCAGCATTTTCTTCATCTCATATGTTCAGATTCCCTGAACCATCACTGACTTATCTCCAACTCCCACAGTGGAATTGGGAGAGCTGGGTTCTGGAAGCCCAGGTGCCCGGTGTTTTCCTAGACACCTCTGGTTGGGAAGTGACTAAAAGCTGGGATAGGGCAGCTGTGTGGCTGCCCCCATGTACaaacaccaacacacacacacgcacaccacagcttttcacacacacacacacaccacagctTTTCAAACCCTTCCCGGGCAGGGATCCTGGAGAGAGTGCAGGGCTAGGGACCAGGAGACAGGGGCTTAGGCCCCACCTCCAGGTTTTCCCTGCAGTGTGATGGGGACAAGTCACCTCCCCTGTCTGGACTAGTTTCCTGCTCTGCAAGGCAAGCCTGCAGGGTTGCCTGCCACCCTGGAAGGGGTGTCATTGAACGTGAGGGGAGACATAGGAAGGTTTATCCGTGGAAAACCCACCTGCACAGTCCAGCCTCCATCAGGGCCTCAGGTGGGGTCTGGGCTCAGAACTTGAGAGCGCTTTGTGCCGTCGGCCGCCACTCTGGATTGGAAATACTCATCCATATCTGTCCCCTCATCAGATCTGAAACCCCTGGAGACCCTGTATCCAGTTCACCTCCAGAGCACAAGGGCCAGGCCCCTCTTCTAGCCAGGCCCCTCCCCTGAGCTCCAGAGATGCTGGACCCGACGGCCACCCACACCCCTCTTAGAAATCTCAAAGCTTAGGTTCAAGTCTAAATTCATGATCTTCCCCCCACAAACCAGCCCCCGTCCTCGACACCTTCTTCACCCTCATCCCCAGCGCCTCCACGTCCAATCTGGCACCAGCCACAACTACGCCCTCTGAGCACCTCTGGAATCCGCCCTCTTCGGTCTCCCTCTTGTCGAGCCTGGGCTGACGGGCAGCACCTGCTCACTGGGCTCCCtgaccccaccctgcccctgcccccaccccatctcccccAGCAGCCCCCGGGGCCTCACCCTCATGCACACTGAGCTTTGTCCTGCCTCGGGGCCTTGGCACCTGCTGCTCTTGAGCTtcacaccctcccctcccccatcctctcACTCACCCCCAGGTCTCAGCATAAATATCCAGCCCCCAAACGGGTTTAGGACCCAGGTTATATGCTGTCAGGggcctttccttttatttcatagCACTTACATCAATTTGCAATTACGCAGTGACTAGTTGAGTCGTACCTGGCTTCCCCGCTGGACGGTCAGCTCCTGGAGGCCAGGCACTTTGGCTGTTCTCTCACCTTTACAGCCCCAGCACCCAGTAcgtagtaggtgcttaataaatatttgttaaatgaatgactgaAGGAGAGAGGGGCTCAGCAAGCCGTCTCTCCCTTCCTCAGCAGAGACTAAGTAGGTTGTATGGGCCGCGGCCCCCATCTAACCATCTCATCTCCTCCGCTCAGCCTGGGAGGCGCCTCGCTCGCGTCGCACTCCGGGTCCAAATGTTCCCTACCTGGAAGAGACTGAAGTTCCTGTCGGTTCCTGAAGACCTTGTACCCACCATGACCTCTTTCAGGTGAGTCAAAGGGATTTCTCAACCTCCTATTTATGGGAGGCACAGACGACCCAGGGAAGATCTTACCGTCAAAGGATCCGTGGAGGAGCTGCCAGCCAGCTTCCTTGGGCCTTTCTGATCTTGAGCAGCTCCTTTTTCCAGTCTCCAGGACACCCCCAGCATCCAAGCTTCActctggggaaggggcaatggcgGCAGAGAAGGTGTGGGAAGGTGTACCTCAGGGTGCAACAACCAGAGCGAGGAGCGCAGCTGGGTGGAAGCCTCCAAATACATGTTTCCTCTGCTCATGAGCCCTCCGTGGCTCCCAGTCGCCCACAGAACCAAGTTCTGATTCCTCTCCCTGGTATTCGAGCCCCCGCTCCCTGCCCACAGGCTCGCTCCTTACCAGCACCTCTCTCCACACATGCCCTACAGTCAGCCAAACTGGGAAGAAAGACCACCGCCCTGCCTTGACTTCACTTGGCCCCTTCTACCCCTCTGCCTTTGCGTATGCTTTTCTTGAGCCCTGGAACATTCTCCCCATGAGCTCTCACCCATCCTGTCCTTCCTCTAAAACAAATCTACCTTCTCTCTCTGGATTATCCCCATTGCGTGCattcttacaaattcttccttgctCACAACCCAAATCACTTGTCTGAGAATCAACATGAGGTGCTTGCCCTGCCCCTCAGCTGGGGGGCAAACGTCCCACCTGCCGTAGGGCTGGAAGAGCCCTGGCTTTGAATCCCGGCTGCGTAGACTTGGTGAGGTGGGACTATCTGAGCTGCAATTTCCTCACCCATAAAACAGGGAGTGGGGCTGAGAGGATGCGAGCAGGGGAGCCCTGAGAGCCAGAAATAAGGAAGGACCAGCTTCCACCGGTCCCAGGCCACAGGACGGAAGGATGCTACACACACGCGCGCAGGCACGCACATACATAGACACATGCACATaaacccacatacacacacacatgcacgcacacacacacacacccctaccttGGCAGCCCCAAGCGCATGGAACATCAAAAGGACAGACAGTAGTGGACAAAAACACTGCAAACTTCAGATCCATATCTCGGACTATTGCAAAATGTGCCACTTTTCCTCCCTGCCTCTGTGCCAAGCACGGGCATTGAGAGAAAGGCCCGAGGGCCACATGCCCCAAGTCAAGACTCAGGACACACAGAAACTGTCCGGTCAGAGGCAAGGAGGACCAGGCTTGCGGCACCCCTCCATTCTCCACTTTTCGGGCTTTCGTGTCTCTCCCTCCCTTGACTGTGAGGTTTCCACGGAAACATAGCGCCTTTCTGAAATGTGAAGGGTTCATGGCCCTTATTTCTCTAAAGAAACAGGgacaaggaaacaaacagacaaaggtacccagtgttcttttttacttcaattgctctttttcactctaattattattcttgttatttttgtgtgtgtgctaatgaaggtgtcagggattgatttaggtgatgaatgtacaactatgtaatggtactgtaaacaatcgaaagtacaatttgttttgtatgactgcgtggtacgtgaatatatctcaataaaaaaaaaatttcaattaaaaaaaaaaaaaaaaaaaaaaaagaaacagggacAGATCAACAcaggcttttttctgtccttaatGTGCAAACCTCATGGGGGCACAGCATTCTAAATTGTTGCCTTTGAAGAGACACGAAAGGCTCCAATTGGCCTCCAGCCTTCAGAAGGTTCCAGAAGGCTCGAGGGGGTTGGGAGAAGGAGGCGACAGAGAGGTAGTGCAGACAATATTTCAGCAAAAAAGAGTCCTTGGAGAGCATCTAATTCAGTCATCTCATTTTCTATTCAGGACCCTGGGGAACAGAGAGGGGAAAGGACACCCCCGTGTTCACACGGGAAGCCGGGATCAAAGTCGGGCCTGGAGACAGGTCTGCGGACTCCCCAGTCAAgggttttctttctcctctcccttgAGGTGTATAAATCCTGCAAAATGCTGAGGTGTCCCGGGGGACCGACGGAAGCAGAAGGGGTGCAGGCAGCATTGGCCTTCAGACGGGTTCCCCAGGGCCTCCTGCCTCTCCAGCCTCCTTCCCCCTTCACTCCCTGCCGCCAACGCGGCAGGCCAGGCCCACAGCTCCTGCCCgaaacacctctgccagctgtgTCTCTCCATTCCTACTATTTCGGACTTCCACATCTTGTGCTTGGAACTTTCCAGGTGCCCCTTAACGTATCCTGATCCCTCCAGCCCACCTCCACATTGCCGCCTGCATTCGTTATCCGTTGCTGCAAAACCAGTCACCTAAACATGTGACTTAAAAGAGCACccacatttattatcttgcaaTTTCTACTGGTCAGGAATTCAGGGCATGGTGGGTACAGCTTGTCTCTTCCACGGGGTCCTGGAAAGGCTGGGGGGCCTGGAATCTACCGGGGGCCTGCCTGAGGCTGGAGGAGCCCCCTCCCATGGCGGACGAGGTGGTGCCTCTCCAAGTGCACCTCTCCACGGGGCTGCGTGAGTGTCCTGGCTTCCCTCAGAGCAAGCCGTCCACGAGGCCAAGGAGGAAGCCGTGATGCATTTTGTCATCGGGCCTCAGAAGTCCCAGCGTCACTCCCGTCGTCCACTAGAAGCAAGTCTCTAAGTGGCCCTAGTTATGGGAAAAGGAATTGGACTCTGccttttaaagggagaaatatcaAAGAATTTTTGGACATATCAAAGATTTTTGGACACATTTTGATGATACAGAGATGGTTCCAAATGGCCTTCTGCCTGTGGAAGTTTCTAGAAGGGTTTCACCTCCAGAGGGGTCTTTCCAGAGCATACTTCCCatgccacccctcccccccactccTTAAAGTCCCCAGGGTCAGAGCCTCACTGCCTCAGCACTCCCTGAGTTTGTACCCCTTTATTCAACCTCATCTGctgctccctgcctcccccatccAACATCCAGTCCCTCCCTCCTAAACCCACAGGCAGCTTTCCCACCCCTGTGCCTCTGCTCAAGCTGTCCCCCCCAACCTACCTCATATGCCCTCCCTCCTTGCCCCCGCTGAACTGCtcctcatccttcaagacccagcgCCTGAGCCACCTCTTGGCCTCCCCCACCTTGAGCTCCCCCAGCTCGCACCACGTTGTCGGGAGCGCTGTGGGGCAGGGCCACAGGTCCCACCTTTCTGTGTCCCAGCTCCCAGGGCTTCCACAGCGGGGCTCTGCACAGATGCAGATTTAAAGGATAAATACATTGAAGCGTGAGTTCCTCACAAGTTCCCAGTCTGGCTCCGCAAAGCAGGCCAGCTGCTCTGGGAAGCAGAGGGACTTTCCCTGAGAATTTATGGAAGCCATGAGCAGATTTTCTCCCCCATGAGGCTGCCCAAGAATTGAGCTCCCAGGAAgagctcccccttccctcacccacgTCGCTGGACACTAGGAAAATGCCCAATTGGTCTTGTCCTGTGCGTTGGGCTCCAGGCTTTACAAGGTGTCCTCTCATCTACTCTTAGATTTGAACCTTGGACCAGCCCTGCAAGGTGAGTCAGGGAAAGACTCCGAAGAGAACAAATGGAAGTCCAGAGAAGTCAAGCAATTTGCCCAACACCATGGGGTTAAGTCTGGAACCTGTGCCTGTCCAACTTCTCTTCTTTCCACTAAACCCCATGCCTCCTTGCTGGAGGTACAGAGGAATCAGCCTTCACAGCTACACTTCCATGTCCCCTGCTCTGTGAGTCTGGCCCAAGAGTGAAAGAGGAGCCAGTAGTTTAATGATGATGACTGTGatgtagaaatgaaaacttgtgAACGGTGGTGTTGGAGTTTGACATCAATTGTTTTGATAAATTCACAAAAACAGATAATTATCAAGACAATACCCAATGATTTTAGAACCTAGTGCCATGCTTGGGGCTGCTTCTGGGACACTGTCTTGAAGCCTCACCACAACCCTGGGAAGTAGGttttgttattcccattttatagggtAGGTCatggaggttcagagaggttaagccacttccgtaaggtcacacagctaatgaccaaaggagccaggatttgaacccaaaagGACTGCCTGGCTCTAAAGCCCTGGCCGTGCCCCTCTCCATCATGCTCCCTCTGACCATCCTCAGTGCTTCCCTGGTGGGGTGTGGAAGCACGATGCAGCCCTTGCTAGAGGAGCCTTGCTTTCCAGAGCATACTTTTCATTCCATGGGCACATAGACCATGATCCACAGGTCAGGCTGGGGCCTCGCTGTCTGGCATGATGTCATTTCTCTTGTAATAAATTACTCATATGTAAGCCTGGCTTTGCAAGACTGAGGGATGACCAGCTCCTCTGGGAGGGGCCCGCAAGATAAGGAAGGAATGTGTTGTGCATCCTCCCATCCCAGAAGCTGCAAGGGGAGCCAGAGTCCAGGAACCACGATGGCTCTGCTGCTGGTGGACTCGGGCCCAGGAGAGGCCCTAGTGGAGCCAGGAGGCAAAGAGCACAAGGTCTCAGTTAGTAGCAGACCCAGAAGCCAGGAGGACCAGGATGCAGGTCTGCACGTGGGGCTGCATAAAAGGGCCCGAGGTCCATCCCTGACTCTGCCACAACCCGATCGGTTGCCTTCTGGAAGCTTCTTTGGTGAACAGATGGGCAGccttcttcccctctccttctGCATCAGTTGTTTCTCATTCTCGTGAACTTGAGGGGTAACagcttcttttgctttgtttcagCGCCGAAACGCTCAACACGACCTCGCAAGTGCTCACGCCAGCTCTTAACGCCTCCCTCTCCTGGAGCAGCGGCTGCCCCTCCACGGAGCCAGTGGGCTGGCTCAACGCCTTCCAGGCCCCGTTCCTCTGGATCCTCTTCATGCTGGCCACTCTCGAGAACGTCTTCGTCCTCAGCGTCTTCTGCCTGCACAAGAGCAGCTGCACGGTGGCGGAGGTCTACCTGGGGAACCTGGCAGTGGCGGACCTGATCCTGGCCTGTGGGCTGCCCTTCTGGGCCGTCACCATAGCCAACAACTTCGACTGGCTCTTTGGGGAGGTCCTCTGCCGCGTGGTGAACACCATGACCTACATGAATCTGTACAGCAGCGTCTGCTTCCTGATGCTGGTGAGCATCGACCGCTACCTGGCGCTGGTGAAGACCATGACAATGGGGCGGATGCGGGGCGTGCGCTGGGCCAAGCTCTACAGCCTGGTTGTCTGGGGGTGCACGCTGCTCCTGAGCTCGCCCATGTTGGCCTTCCGGACCATGAAGGAGTACAGAGAAGAGGGCCACAACGTCACGGCCTGCGTCATCCTCTACCCGTCCCCCAACTGGGCGTTGTTCACCAACGTCCTCCTGAACCTCATGGGCTTCCTGCTGCCCATGAGCGTCATCACCTTTTGCACGGTGCAGATCATGCAGGTGCTGCGCAACAACGAGATGCAGAAGTTCAAGGAGATCCAGACGGAGCGGAAGGCCACGGTGCTGGTCCTGGCCGTGCTGCTGCTCTTTATCATCTGCTGGCTGCCCTTCCAGGTCAGCACCTTCCTGGACACCCTGCAGGGCCTGGGCGTCCTCTCTTCCTGCTGGGACGAGGACGTCATCGACGTCTTCACGCAGGTCGCCTCCTTCGTGGCCTACAGCAACAGCTGCCTCAATCCGCTGGTGTACGTGATCGTGGGCAAGCGCTTCCGGAAGAAGACGCGGGAGGTGTACGGCAGACTGTGCCCGCGAGGGGGCTGCGCCTCGGACCCCGTGCAGGCGGAGAACTCCATGGGCACGCTGCGGACCTCCATCTCGGTGGAACGCCAGATTCACAAATTGTCATAGTGGGTGGGGAGCAGCCCAGTGAGCGGGTGCCAGCGGGCTGCAGTGGATTTTCATAACGGTGGATGGACAGTTGCTCTTTGGGATGGACTCGGGAAGGAGTGGAAGGCATTCCCAACAAGCGGGCCAGTCGGTGTCTCCGGTAAAGCCCAGGGGGGCAATTCCTGCTCTGCCCAAGGGTCCAAGGGTACAGCCGTGAGCTCCGTGAACACTAGAGAATCTCTGTTCTCAGGAGCTGTGGCCTCGAGGCCTGGCTGCATTGTTGCCTTGGGTTAGTTTAACTCCACCAGTGAGGACCTTGGGGTTGGTCTCTCCAGAGACCAGGATTCTGTGGCCCTTCTCCTGGGTGGGTGCACAAGGTGGGAAAGAAGAACCCAGTGAGCACCTATTGAGCACTTGGTTTATCCTCAGATTGAGCTCCCTGcaggagagggaagaaggagaagGCACAGCCTCCGTCTGCAGGAACTCGCAAACTTGCCCCGGACGAGTGGGCACTTGCAGCCACCAGAAGGCTGTCCCATGGCTGAGCCAGGCTGGGCCGGCGGGCAGTGCCGAGAGCAGAGGGGTCCCGGCTCAGCCGACAAGTAGTTGCACAACTTGAAGCCCGTTGAACCGATTGCCTtatccctgcctcagtttccacctctgtaaaatgaggttgttgtgaagattaaataaggtgACAAGTATCCAAGTACTTTGAAAAGCAAAAGGTGCTGTGTGTACGTGGGAGGCATCGTTGTTATGCATACAGAATGCGGGTGAATTTATTATCAGGAAGAAAGCCTGGAGGGTTTAGAAAGCGCTCCTTAGAGGAGAGTCAACATTTGTACCTGATGTTTGTGTGAAGCACCCATCCTGCCTGACATGTAATGACATATCTGTGTTTCCAGATAAAAAGGGTCAAAAAAGCTTCCCCGTCCCCTCCCCTTTCTTCACCACCCATACTCCTCTGCCTCTCCGTGTAGCTGGAGAAGGCACATGGGTGAAGTAAGAAGTAGgaattattttgcttttgaatGAAGCTGAGCTGCCCGCAGGCTTGTCTGGGAGCACTCGCGACTCGCGGGTGCCTGAGGGCTGAGCCCCGGAGCCTCGTGGAGCCGGACAGCACGCATGGGGACACAACGATCAGCATCCTGAGTCCTGTGCAAGAACCTGTTACGTTGTAAAGAAGAAGCGATTTGTGTAGGAATGAGAAAGTGGATGAAGCGTTTGACTGTGTTTTCCTGTACagcataataaataaatgaggtgTTTTTGCATAGCTCTTTCATTTCTTACAACTCCTGAACCCCCTGAGTTTTGTCTTCTGTCTTAGCCTGGGGCACCGGGGGAGTGCATCTATTTTTCTCAACCTACTTTAAGGCACCTGTCCTTTAAATCAGTGGTCTCCAAATTTTCATGATGGTGTATCCCTGTAAGTAAAAAAAAGTTTGATTATGCATGCCCAATATATGTATACTTATTACTGTTAGGTtcggagccgttcaagaatccacacaacacagcgagtcaaagtttaagtataaagtttaagatttattagagaaagaagcaagtgggagccagcagaaaagaagaaaaagataatggctcccactctctatctgagagcagcattttttaacgaaaaaaggaacccacgttgggtagggcATCTGCTGTGGTGTTGTGTgtctcgattgggtgagtgcctatctagttttgggctgattggctgctagaattctgagacaatattctttttaggaaagcagctgtgttatctagctggggagagcaggcctttttggttgttcgtCTTACGGACATATCTGACCTCGCCTTACCCACCTTGGAGGGGCCAccgtggctggaacagccttgaacagctttgaacagcctcattctttagtctatggggcacctgttttcttgtgagataagctgtggggcccctgagttagaaactccttctacatgttagtttcttcttctgcgATCTAACAATTACTGTGTATTAAAACACACATTCTAAAATATACTCaaaaagaagaatgtgaaaaagatgatttaaaaaaaaaaaggtttaacgGGGTTGGATATTTCCCTCACCCTACGTTGGTAACTCAATGTCAGCCTCCCATCAGGTGTCTTTGAAGGCCCCTGAGGCCCTAGAATCTTAAGGCTGGAAGCGATTCAATCATTTGTgtaatatgtatttattgagtgcctaccttATGACCTTCCCTTCAAATCAGGAGTATCCTTTACGATATTCAAATTAAGCAGTTGTCTGGCCATTGCTTGAATACTCCCAATGGATGGTGAAGTCATTATGCATTCCATTGTGGGATCCCTTTGTTAGAAATTTCTTCATTGTCcatatattcattcactcattcattgaaCAGAACTTGTGTTCTGTGTCTCCATAAATGGAACAGCTCCATGCCCCCACACACGTCTGTGCCAGAAACCCGGGGCTCATCACTATATGCGCCCTCACCCCCATCTCCTTCACCCTGTGGATCAGAACTGCGTTTAGACTCTACCTTCTAAGTGTCTCCTGAATCTACTTCTTTCTGTGTTCAGTCATCATGTCTCAGTTGGtctcccgcctctgatattagcCACCACCACCTCCCAATTCTTATCCTCCACTCTGCAGCCACTGTCGTCTCTTTAGAATGCAAATACAATCATGGGGAGGCTGTAGACATAAGGAACAGTGCCAAGAGATGAGGCTTAAGGATATGGAGGAGCCAGATTCCAACGTTGGTTCTGTTTCCGGCTCCTACATTCCAGGTGGTCTTGGGTGTCTCATCctttctaagtctcagttttctcatctgtaaaatgggattaataatgACATCCACCTTGAAGAGTGGTTAATGCGATTAGAGTATGAAAGCGTTTAGCACGT
The Choloepus didactylus isolate mChoDid1 chromosome 4, mChoDid1.pri, whole genome shotgun sequence DNA segment above includes these coding regions:
- the BDKRB2 gene encoding B2 bradykinin receptor — its product is MSRSRGRPSPAPPPGSPAGPGKRRGAARLAADQPGRRLARVALRVQMFPTWKRLKFLSVPEDLVPTMTSFSAETLNTTSQVLTPALNASLSWSSGCPSTEPVGWLNAFQAPFLWILFMLATLENVFVLSVFCLHKSSCTVAEVYLGNLAVADLILACGLPFWAVTIANNFDWLFGEVLCRVVNTMTYMNLYSSVCFLMLVSIDRYLALVKTMTMGRMRGVRWAKLYSLVVWGCTLLLSSPMLAFRTMKEYREEGHNVTACVILYPSPNWALFTNVLLNLMGFLLPMSVITFCTVQIMQVLRNNEMQKFKEIQTERKATVLVLAVLLLFIICWLPFQVSTFLDTLQGLGVLSSCWDEDVIDVFTQVASFVAYSNSCLNPLVYVIVGKRFRKKTREVYGRLCPRGGCASDPVQAENSMGTLRTSISVERQIHKLS